The following are encoded together in the Humulus lupulus chromosome 5, drHumLupu1.1, whole genome shotgun sequence genome:
- the LOC133777565 gene encoding cationic amino acid transporter 9, chloroplastic — translation MGGESGGQKPKSLSSYSSTSSSSSSSSCFSHFWSSALRVKTINPYSDVSVRTNSGDGLIRRLDIFDLVLLGVGASIGAGIFVVTGTVARDAGPGVTISFALAGISCVLNALCYAELSSRFPAVVGGAYLYTYSAFNELTAFLVFAQLMLDYHIGAASIARSLASYVVTILELFPFFKGNIPDWIGHGGKEFFGVLSINILAPILLVLLTLILCWGVGESSAVNSFMTALKIVIVLIVIIVGSFEVDTTNWSPFAPNGVKEILTGATVVFFAYVGFDAVANSAEESKRPQRDLPIGIMGSLLVCIALYIGVCLVITGMVPYKLLGEDAPLADAFTSKGLKYVSVLISVGAVAGLTTTLLVGLFVQSRLYLGLGRDGLLPSIFARVNLKSHTPVHSQVWVGVVAGVLAGLFNVHVLSHILSVGSLTGYSVVAACVVSLRWRDKAEGRLSSSTWREGVICLFLVALGGFGAGLSYRLNASFIYALLTLVIAVLACIALMLRQAYADMPGFSCPGVPVVPAVCIFFNMFLFAQLHYEAWIRFIVLSIITIVVYAFYGQYHANPNSEGTVIYHRAASEEPR, via the exons ATGGGAGGAGAAAGTGGAGGCCAGAAGCCAAAATCTCTGAGCAGCTACTCTTCGAcctcgtcatcctcatcgtcgtCCTCATGTTTCTCACACTTTTGGTCGTCGGCTCTAAGAGTCAAGACCATCAACCCTTATTCGGATGTCTCCGTCCGTACAAATTCCGGTGATGGTCTCATTCGCCGCCTTGACATCTTTGACCTTGTTCTTCTCGGTGTCGGCGCCTCTATTGGCGCCGGAATTTTTGTTGTTACTGGCACCGTAGCTCGAGATGCTGGCCCTG GAGTTACAATTAGTTTTGCTCTAGCTGGAATATCCTGTGTGCTTAATGCCCTCTGTTATGCCGAGCTTTCTTCTCGTTTTCCTGCTGTTGTCGGTGGAGCATACCTGTATACATATTCAGCTTTCAATGAGCTCACTGCCTTTCTTGTTTTCGCACAACTAATGCTTGACTACCATATTGGGGCAGCTAGCATAGCTCGCAGCTTGGCAAGCTATGTTGTTACTATTCTAGAACTCTTTCCATTTTTCAAAGGTAACATTCCAGATTGGATTGGCCATGGGGGTAAAGAGTTCTTTGGAGTTTTGTCCATCAATATATTGGCTCCAATTCTCCTTGTACTTCTTACTTTGATTCTTTGTTGGGGTGTTGGTGAATCCTCTGCTGTAAACTCATTCATGACTGCGTTAAAG ATCGTTATAGTTCTTATTGTCATTATCGTTGGTTCTTTTGAGGTTGATACTACAAATTGGTCTCCTTTTGCCCCAAATGGTGTGAAAGAGATACTAACCGGAGCTACTGTAGTGTTCTTTGCATATGTTGGATTCGATGCAGTTGCTAATTCAGCTGAGGAATCAAAGAGACCACAG cGTGATCTACCAATAGGCATAATGGGTAGCCTTCTGGTATGTATTGCTCTATACATAGGTGTCTGTTTAGTGATTACTGGAATGGTACCTTACAAGTTACTTGGGGAAGATGCTCCACTGGCTGATGCTTTTACGTCCAAGGGTTTAAAATATGTGTCTGTTTTGATAAGCGTTGGTGCTGTAGCTGGACTGACAACAACCCTTCTAGTTGGTCTTTTTGTTCAG TCTCGGTTGTACCTTGGCCTTGGAAGGGACGGCTTATTACCTTCAATATTTGCTAGAGTAAACTTGAAAAGCCACACTCCAGTTCATTCTCAAGTCTGGGTTGGAGTTGTTGCTGGAGTCTTGGCAGGGCTCTTTAATGTGCATGTGCTATCCCATATTCTTTCAGTTGGGTCTTTG ACAGGCTACTCTGTTGTTGCCGCATGTGTTGTATCTCTTCGCTGGAGGGATAAAGCAGAAGGCCGGTTATCTTCCTCAACCTGGAGGGAAGGTGTCATCTGCCTATTCTTGGTTGCCCTAGGCGGGTTTGGTGCTGGGCTATCCTATCGCTTGAACGCTTCATTTATATATGCACTCTTAACTTTAGTTATTGCCGTACTAGCTTGTATAGCTCTTATGCTCCGCCAA GCTTATGCAGATATGCCAGGGTTCTCCTGTCCTGGGGTTCCTGTTGTCCCAGCCGTATGCATCTTCTTCAACATGTTCCTATTTGCTCAG TTACACTACGAAGCTTGGATCAGATTCATCGTTCTCAGCATTATTACAATCGTAGTTTATGCATTTTATGGACAATATCACGCTAATCCAAATTCAGAAGGGACAGTAATCTATCACAGAGCTGCTAGTGAAGAACCTCGATGA